Proteins encoded by one window of Salvia splendens isolate huo1 chromosome 5, SspV2, whole genome shotgun sequence:
- the LOC121804000 gene encoding uncharacterized protein LOC121804000, translating into MVRNVEVQYIRTRRLGDSRRIRDCSRNYFQDDVIKSRLKATQDRQKSYYDNRQKEMEYKVGDKVFLRVSPWKGVMRFGQRGKLSPRYIGPYDIVERVGPLAYRLALPPELEQIHNVFHVSMLRRYRSDPSHILKDPDIQISENLSYIEEPVNIVDRQIKQLRRKDIPRVKVIWQNHGVKEAN; encoded by the coding sequence ATGGTAAGAAATGTAGAAGTCCAGTATATTAGGACAAGGAGGCTTGGAGATTCTAGAAGGATCAGAGATTGTTCAAGAAACTATTTCCAAGATGACGTCATTAAAAGTAGGTTGAAAGCAACACAAGACAGACAAAAGAGTTACTATGATAACCGTCAAAAGGAGATGGAATATAAGGTGGGGGATAAAGTGTTTTTGCGAGTTTCACCTTGGAAAGGAGTCATGCGTTTCGGGCAAAGAGGTAAGTTGAGTCCTCGTTATATTGGTCCGTATGATATTGTAGAAAGAGTTGGACCATTGGCATACAGGTTGGCATTACCTCCAGAGTTAGAGCAGATTCATAATGTTTTCCACGTCAGTATGCTTCGACGTTATCGATCTGATCCTTCACATATTCTGAAAGATCCTGATATACAGATTTCTGAGAATTTGAGTTATATAGAAGAACCAGTTAATATAGTAGACCGTCAGATCAAGCAACTGCGAAGAAAAGATATCCCAAGGGTTAAAGTTATTTGGCAAAATCACGGAGTCAAAGAGGCAAATTAG